A window of Juglans regia cultivar Chandler chromosome 7, Walnut 2.0, whole genome shotgun sequence contains these coding sequences:
- the LOC108989429 gene encoding stearoyl-[acyl-carrier-protein] 9-desaturase, chloroplastic-like, with protein sequence MNSCSSTFQTSLPNSLIKNTQPPARARRSSPKFSMTSTAGLYHNYSSVRGQNMISFGGRPSSTKAIYAPRARTMPPEKVEIFKSMEDWARRNVLTLLKPVEQSWQPQDFLPDPTSDGFVEQVTELRKRTKDIPNDYFVVLVGDMITEEALPTYHATINGTGIYHDETGVDKTPWAIWAKGWSAEENRHGDLLNKYLFLSGRVDMKQIEKTIHYLIRSGMDIGSGGNPYLFTIYTSFQERATFITHGNTAKLAMKHGDKMLAQICGTIASDEKRHEAAYTNIVEKLFELDPNETVMAFADLMRKKILMPAHLMYDGQDHDLFYHYANAASRIGVYTARDYREILEHLVVRWNVEKLTGLSGEGREAQDYVCGLARRIRRLEERALAKAQKAPPMSISWIYGG encoded by the exons ATGAATAGCTGCTCCAGTACCTTTCAGACATCACTTCCGAATTCACTAATTAAAAATACTCAGCCACCTGCGAGAGCTCGAAGATCATCTCCCAAGTTTTCTATGACTTCCACGGCCGGCCTCTACCATAATTACTCAAG tgTTAGAGGGCAAAATATGATCTCTTTCGGCGGCCGTCCTAGTAGTACTAAAGCCATATATGCTCCCAGAGCCCGCACCATGCCACCAGAAAAGGTAGAAATATTCAAGTCCATGGAGGATTGGGCTAGAAGGAATGTCTTAACCCTCCTAAAACCTGTTGAGCAATCTTGGCAACCACAAGACTTTTTGCCAGATCCTACGTCAGATGGATTTGTAGAGCAAGTCACTGAACTGAGAAAGAGAACAAAGGACATTCCGAACGACTATTTTGTTGTCTTGGTCGGCGATATGATCACAGAAGAAGCCCTTCCAACGTATCATGCTACTATCAATGGCACGGGAATTTATCATGATGAAACAGGCGTGGACAAGACACCTTGGGCAATATGGGCCAAGGGATGGAGTGCAGAAGAAAATAGGCATGGCGATCTTCTCAACAAATATCTCTTCCTTTCTGGACGAGTGGACATGAAACAAATCGAGAAGACAATTCATTACCTGATCAGATCAGGAATG GATATTGGCTCGGGAGGCAACCCCTACCTTTTTACCATCTACACATCATTCCAAGAAAGAGCAACATTTATCACCCATGGTAATACAGCCAAGCTTGCAATGAAGCATGGGGACAAGATGCTTGCTCAAATATGTGGAACAATTGCCTCAGATGAAAAGCGCCACGAAGCTGCTTATACCAATATAGTAGAGAAACTCTTCGAGCTGGATCCAAATGAAACAGTCATGGCCTTTGCCGACTTGATgaggaagaaaatattaatgCCAGCCCACTTAATGTACGATGGACAAGACCATGATCTTTTCTATCACTACGCTAATGCTGCCTCTCGCATTGGAGTGTACACAGCCAGGGATTACAGAGAGATACTCGAACATCTAGTTGTAAGATGGAACGTCGAGAAGTTAACTGGACTTTCGGGGGAGGGACGAGAGGCCCAAGACTATGTTTGTGGATTAGCCCGAAGAATAAGAAGGCTAGAGGAGAGAGCTCTCGCAAAGGCTCAAAAAGCACCCCCCATGTCTATCAGTTGGATTTATGGCGggtaa